The following are encoded together in the Brassica napus cultivar Da-Ae chromosome A9, Da-Ae, whole genome shotgun sequence genome:
- the LOC106368445 gene encoding DNA-directed RNA polymerases II, IV and V subunit 8B, producing MASSIIMFEDIFVVDKLDPDGKKFDKVTRIEATSHNLDMFMHLDVNTEVYPMAVGDKFTLAMAPTLNLDGTPDTGYFTPGAKKTLADKYEYVMHGKLYKITERDGQTPKAEMYVSFGGLLMLLRGDPAHISHFELDQRLFLLMRKL from the exons ATGGCGAGCAGTATAATCATGTTCGAGGACATCTTCGTCGTTGATAAGCTAGACCCTGATGGCAAAAAGTTCGATAAAG TTACGCGTATTGAAGCAACTAGCCACAACTTGGACATGTTTATGCATTTGGATGTTAACACAGAGGTTTATCCGATGGCTGTTGGTGATAAGTTCACACTTGCTATGGCTCCTACTCTTAATCTCGATGGAACCCCTGATACTGGGTATTTTACCCCG GGAGCAAAGAAAACGCTTGCTGATAAGTACGAATACGTGATGCACGGGAAGCTTTACAAGATCACTGAGCGTGACGGCCAAACTCCAAAAGC AGAGATGTATGTTTCTTTCGGTGGCCTCCTAATGTTGCTTCGGGGAGATCCAGCTCACATTTCTCACTTTGAACTCGACCAGAGGCTCTTCCTTCTCATGAGGAAGCTCTGA